The window ATCCAAGATAGGTTAGGATTGTGAGTGTGGAGCATACTACCGTTTGGTCAGCGAGGCCTTGAACGGATAACAAGGTGGTGCGAGTAAGATATTGTTTGATTAATGATTAACTGGGAAGGCCAGTCAACATGGTATCATCCTAAGTCAACTAGAGAGAGCCAGTTCTAGTTACAAGATGGTTTAGGGTTAAGCAAGGAATAAGGTTCTTTGGTCATTGGTGAGAATAGGAGAAAATGATATGGATTTATGGCTAGGTTCGGTTCGAGGGTTGTGTTAGGACCTCTCTACATGTTCTTTTCTGATGAAACCTTTAAGGTCTTAAGCACGACCCGAACACCTGATAGAGTCTGGTAGGACGAGGTTTTGACTTGCAGTGTTTTCGGTTAATATATAATTATAGAAGTGATGTAAGACTTCagagcagccgtagcattcaccaggttagTGTGAGGTTATAGGAGTGATGTAATACTATGGAACAGGCATATCATTCACTAGGATAGGATGTGGTTGTGGAAATGTTATAAGACTGCAGagcagccatagcattcactaggtggGTAAGCGGTTTTAACAGTGATGGAAGTCTATGAATTGGATCATGACATTCTCTAGGATGATTTAGATCATCACAGGTTTGGGCGAAGGGTTATGAGTGGGCCTCAACATTTGTAATACTTAGGAAAATCGTAGGTTGGGTTGGGGCAGAATGTGATGTGAGAACTTGGTTCGCAATAAGGGTGGGCAGTCGTCGGAGTGAGATGACTTATCCATCCTTATTTGGATTTTAGGGAGTTTAGACGGGATTGTTTGGTTTGGCAAAGGAGATAGTAAGGAAttatttcgaggatgaaatctaatttatgtGGGGTAGAGTTGTAACATTATGTTTGGGATCAATCTATGATTCAGGGTCGTGGGCCGGAAGTCGATTGTTTAAAGGCTTTGGACCTTAAGGACGAAGTTTAGTCCTTGTAGAAGGACGTAATGATGGCTGTGAGATCTTaacctttgaattgtgttttgggccgaagggtaaaatgggaaaatcaAGGGCTAGGGTCTTGcatgaaaaattgatttttgttcaagaagtttttagtccaagatatctAGACAATATTgtggggctcttcaatacctttctttggatataaagatcattgaaatcagagttagaacgaagaagttatgatcgttTAAAGTTTGGACGGTTTTGGGTTAAGCTacgtacgttaggcgtactaaACAAGGAAGATCGTGGGGGATCAACCTGGTACGTTGGGTGTATGAAGAGTACGCTGTGCATACACAATCAgaccccaaaccctaatttgagggtttTGAGCTTTATTTAAGCTTCTTAACTTTCTCAAACCCGTTCCATTATCAGTCTTCACCTCTCCAACGTCCTcccatgaaaccctaaccctagtttaagCCTTGTGAGACAAAGAAGGAGTTTTTGAGtgcttttgagtgttcttggtgcatctttaAGAAGAGGGAACTCATTAGAGAAGTGTTgattgcattggagcttgtagatccaaacctTGTCACCTTGATatttcttctggaggtataaatcttgaatcttgatgaGGTATTTGTTAGATTTAGCTAGTTTTGTATGTTATGAGCTTTTAGTCCTTTAGtgtataaagtttaaatcttgataGTTTGTGACCttgtaatggataaagttggaaactttatccatctaaacatcatattagTTCAACTataaaggttggagacttggacttaatggattaagttgaaaaagatgcacttttggtccttttgagACTTAAAAACTAGATTTTGGtggtttggaccattctaatggataaagttggaaactttacccattATGGAGTTATAAgtaaccataaaaatgtgatattggtccttctatcccttccatgcaagagttatgatgtcttaaCATATTAATTAGTTAGGGTTTTGGCTTTTGGACCTTTTATAAGcatggaaagtcataaggtgggagctttatgacttagaatgatgttATGAGTCTAGATCtgagtgttggatgaaaggaATTAAGAGAATAAGCAATTAATGGAAAAGTTCCATCtgactgagtacgttgggcatacctttGAGTACGCTATGCATACTCATGTGGAGTGTCGTTTCTGGATGTGAGTACACCatgcgtacgagctgagtacacTGGACGTACTCAGCTTGAAGTTTGACTTCTTGACTTGTTaattttgacttctgttgaccgttgactttttgaccaagtttaaccttgggtcaaacttgaggattttggCTATTAATTAAGATTTTATCTGGTTCTAGTGTTAATGGATTCTCGGGTGCAAGCAATGCATAAAAGGGATCGTATCATACTATTTCAAAGTTCTttgattcaggtgagtttcctcactgtgctcgtaggtcgaaggcactaatgtcggcccacAAAATTGTGTATGTAGGATGCTTGCTGTCCTTGTGACTCTTGTATACTTGCCTGTTTGGTAGCATATATGTACTAACCAGTTGGGTCTTATTGTTGTTACTACGATATTTGATAGTGAGTGTGTTGAGACTTCGagtagtctccagggttgttgataacccacatgGCATGTTGTTTGCCAACTGGGACTTCGGGTAGTttctagggttgctgataactcatagttgtttatttgtgatgtgttgtgtgtggtattttagggaactcactaatttTTGTGTTTACaatttgtggtttaaatgttctcaggttttcttatattaaaggaCGGGCACGGCTCGATTGTATCGCGTCAATTGGAGACTTGTGCACATAATAACTTTTGACaatactctgataaatgttttaggATTAAATGGTCCTATTTAAGATTTTGTAGTTGTGATTTGAATAAACACTTAAACTTTAACTGGAAATTTTGgattgaaatttgggtcgttataaGTTgatatcagagtcttggtttgagggattcgggcatactctcgggtgtgtcggaACTCAAACTAAGAAATTagcaaaattttctaaaaaggtttttaaaataaATGAGGTTGCGATACGTGCAATCAGCCGAATTCAAGCATGTATTTTCCAAAATACTCATATGTGTTTTTATTAACGTTTGATATGAATAtatgagaattacatgctagatCTAGAGTCATAAGCTAGAAAACACAAGGAAATAACTTGAAATAGCTTATACATTGTTTGATGAATATGTGTCTCTATATGAATTGTGATTATATCTCCTATACGTTTAAACAACTACTTGTGTTTTTCAAAGTTTTGATGGATTAAGATGTCTATTTTAATTTAAGGATTGTTTTATCTTTAAAAGAGATGTTTTTATAATATTTCAAATTGTAAACCCTTTATTAATTTACGGTAACATAAACCGGAAAAATAACAGCAGCCCGCTCACATTATTACTTTCGGGAATCCACCACCGCTCGAGCACTAACCCCTCATTTCATGCAAACCAAGTTCAAATTGGATTCGTTGGCAGATAGATGACATAATGACAATCACACCTTAATCAAAAAGATGTTCTACCTTTTGCCTGTTGTAAATAATCTCGAGCAGTATTCTAATATCTTTAACGCTATACTCACGAACCTCACAATCAGTTTCCCAAGATTCACATAGAAAGAAAGTATCGGGCTTATGAAGGGAACTATAAATATACAGTAAGCCTTCAGCAATACTTGCACTATGAAATGTTGACTCCGAAAGAACCCTACAATGAGAACAGATTTAGCATTCGATGTTAACATAAATACATAATCATGAAAAACTCGACAGTGTGTAGTCATTCATGCATGAGGTTAACTTCATACATTCGGTAGCCTCTGGAAAAGCATCAAATAACGAAGTCACAATCTTCAACAGAATCTGCATTCACAAATCGCAATAAAAACAAAGCCTAAAGGCTAAGAGTACGTATATATTACTGCACGAGTGTGTTTAAGATCAGTATTTCGTAGGCGCTTACCAGGAACAAATCTCCTGGTTTGATTGGAGACTCAACGAAAACTTGTGCTTTCCTGCatgtagtttttagtttttaattaagATCATCAAAGTTAATTGGCCATAATTCTGGTTTATGAACATGATTAGAATATATACCTGATCATTAATCTTTCTCCTTCTCTTGTTAATCTGTAGAGACTACAGCCTCTCGTAAAGGGCACCTGCCTGTTCTTCCACTCTGTGGGACACCATTAATTAAAACGCGCGTTAACTCGTCTAATAAAAATGAACAGATTATATATATACTGAACGTACCCAGATGCCAATCGACACCAGCTGTTAGATCATCGTCATCTTCATAAATATGAGCAACATGAAACTCTACGTTTTGGCCCATTCCCGTGAT of the Lactuca sativa cultivar Salinas chromosome 6, Lsat_Salinas_v11, whole genome shotgun sequence genome contains:
- the LOC111921865 gene encoding uncharacterized protein LOC111921865 isoform X1 produces the protein MATCRMPISAQSLFLPMYRQQIDKHTMQLCMKKKKKDENVRYRTHNLKKIMSSVITNSIIEQDPTPSDTITQFYKCINEKNIKQLENYISNDCFFEDYSFSNPFKGKQEVLRFLEQLITGMGQNVEFHVAHIYEDDDDLTAGVDWHLEWKNRQVPFTRGCSLYRLTREGERLMIRKAQVFVESPIKPGDLFLILLKIVTSLFDAFPEATEWFFRSQHFIVQVLLKAYCIFIVPFISPILSFYVNLGKLIVRFVSIALKILEYCSRLFTTGKR